The Shewanella halotolerans region CTCATCACGGATACCGCCACCTTCGCCTACCTCGCGGACGTGTTCATCCTGCCCAGCCACAGAGGCAAGGGGCTGAGTAAGCATCTGATGGAGACCATTGTCGCGCATTCCGATCTGCAGGGGCTAAGACGTATCGTACTCGCGACGCGGGATGCCCACGGGCTCTATGCCCAATACGGATTTCAACCAATCGAGAATCCCGAGATTCTCATGCAGATCTGGCATCCGAATGTTTATCAGAGGGATCAGGTTACGGCCAACTAGGCCAATAGGTTTCGAGCGCCAGCTTGGAGGGGGAATATGGAGACACGTTGTAATTAGTGTCTGAGAAACTGAATATTAGCGCAAAGCTTCATGGTCATTG contains the following coding sequences:
- a CDS encoding GNAT family N-acetyltransferase produces the protein MPGYSITTDKDAFDFDVIYGFISQSYWAMGIPKETMKRAIANSLCFGVFDTDNKQVGFARLITDTATFAYLADVFILPSHRGKGLSKHLMETIVAHSDLQGLRRIVLATRDAHGLYAQYGFQPIENPEILMQIWHPNVYQRDQVTAN